The nucleotide sequence CTTTCCTTTACATCTTTCTTTACAATAGGAATTAGGTCAACACCATCAAAAGGACGGTTGTCATCAACTAAACTTGAACCTAACAAATTTTCAATTGTTGGAAAATAATCTGAGGTAAAACAGGGAATTTCCACTTTAATACCTGGCTCAATTTTCCCATGCCATTCCATAATACCAGGCACCCTGATTCCCCCCTCGTAAAGACTTCTTTTTCGTCCTCTCAACCCCTTTGTCAGGCCTTGGGTTCTCCCTTCCACTAGTTTTCCTTCAGGGCCATTATCACTAGTATAAAAGAGTACCGTATTTTCAGATATACTTAATTCCTTAAGCTTAGCGCGTAAACGTCCCACCTGTTCGTCCATAGCCGATATTACTCCATAATAATGCTGTTGATCTAAAGAAAGCTCATCATAAGGTTTTCTATAATTATCACCTGCTACAACAGGTAAGTGGGGACTATGAAACCAAACTATACTTAAAAATGGCTTATTGGTTTCCACTGCGTTTTCAATAAAAGGAATTACTCTATCCATAATTATACGTGAATCGTCTCCTTCTAAGTTTTCATTAACTATTTTATTAGGACCGGACCAATACGAGGTTCCAAAAGATTCTCCTCTTACCAATGTTTTTTTTACATCACCCGAAGCTATTGAGGGTGTAATCATGGGGTTCCATGTTGGAACTTTGGACTCGGTCACGAAGCTTACATCAAAGCCATGCTCCCAGGGTGGAGCATAATGTGCGTCATGTGCCTTTCTACCTCCCCTATTGGCATCCAAGGTATCTTTTGTGAGTGTGCCTAAATGCCACTTCCCAAAATGACCGGTTGCATAGCCTTCAGCCTTCGCCAATTCCCCAATTGTATACTCTTCTTTCTTTAAATGTCCACAATTGGCCTTACAAATGCCATAGCGCAAAGGGTGCCTACCAGTCATAACACTTCCGCGTGTAGGGGAGCATACCGATGAAGCCGCATAAAATCGATTAAAAACAGCACCGTTATCGGCCATGGCATCTAAATTTGGGGTCCTTAAATATGGATGCCCATTGTACCCTGTATCGCCCCAACCTTGGTCATCCGCCATCATTAAAATGATATTAGGACGAATTTCACTTTTTTTAGTTGTCACATTTCCGGTTTCACTTTTTGATTTACAAGAAACCAGTAAAACAACTATGGTGATTAAAATCACCATCACCACTCTATTAATTTGTACTCCAATTGTATTACACGCCATTAGATACCATTTAGATA is from Zobellia galactanivorans and encodes:
- a CDS encoding sulfatase family protein, with amino-acid sequence MRVIKTNIKTLSKWYLMACNTIGVQINRVVMVILITIVVLLVSCKSKSETGNVTTKKSEIRPNIILMMADDQGWGDTGYNGHPYLRTPNLDAMADNGAVFNRFYAASSVCSPTRGSVMTGRHPLRYGICKANCGHLKKEEYTIGELAKAEGYATGHFGKWHLGTLTKDTLDANRGGRKAHDAHYAPPWEHGFDVSFVTESKVPTWNPMITPSIASGDVKKTLVRGESFGTSYWSGPNKIVNENLEGDDSRIIMDRVIPFIENAVETNKPFLSIVWFHSPHLPVVAGDNYRKPYDELSLDQQHYYGVISAMDEQVGRLRAKLKELSISENTVLFYTSDNGPEGKLVEGRTQGLTKGLRGRKRSLYEGGIRVPGIMEWHGKIEPGIKVEIPCFTSDYFPTIENLLGSSLVDDNRPFDGVDLIPIVKKDVKERLKPLAFEFQGQSALIDNNFKIYRKNKDEIFELYNIGNDPAEKHNLANNKPEKLENMKAAWRRWKTSVMNSSIGQDY